The Zalophus californianus isolate mZalCal1 chromosome X, mZalCal1.pri.v2, whole genome shotgun sequence genomic interval AGGGGGTCTcggaaagggagaagaggaggcgGCTGATGGAAGGCCTTCGAGGGACGGCCCTGCAGCTCGTGCATGGGCTCCTGGCGGAGAACCCCGCCAGGACGGCGCAGGACTGCCTGGCGGCCCTGATCCAGGTGTTTGGAGACAACCAGTCCCAGGCGACCATCCGGGTGAAGTGTTTGACCGCTCAGCAGCAGTCAGGCGAGCGGCTTTCTGCTTTCGTGTTGCGGCTGGAAGTCCTGCTGCAGAAAGCCATTGAGAAGGGGGCCCTGGCCAGAGCCTCAGCGGACCACGTGCGCCTGAGGCAGGTGCTCACCAGGGCCAACCTTACCGAGCCTCTGGATGAAGCGCTGAGGAAGCTGAGAATGGTTGGGAGGACTCCAAGTTTCCTAGAGATGCTGGGGCTTGTTCGGGAGTCTGAGGCATGGGAGGCCAGTCTGGCCAGGAGCGAGAGAgcccaggcagaggaaggggctggtGCCCGGGCCAATGCCCAGGCTGATGCCAGAGCCAATGCTAAGGCAGAGGATGATAAGGTGGAGGAGCaggagcgggaggaggaggaCAGTGACGACCGTGACACTGTCCCTGCGGGCCTAGGTCAGGCAAGACCCTCCGAGGCCCCTGGGGGCCCCACTCCTGCCCAGATGGGCACTGCTTCCAGGGCGGGCCCAGGAGGTCCTGGCTGTGAGCCAGAGGGTCTCGCCCAGGCAGGAGAccaggaggctggggagcccCCCGAGAAGGGGCTCAAGCCCATCCCAGAGGGGTCGGGAAACGAGGATGGCGCTGGGGAGACGAGCCCCCCCAAGTCCTCCTCCGGCAAATAGGCTCAGAGGGCCCAGGGGCCCCGTCTCCTCTCAGGCAGCAGAGttctgcaggcagagagaggccaTGCCAGGGCAGCAGCCTCGCCCCACATGGGGAGCAGGGCCGAGGGAGGGGCCCGCCCGACCCAAGCCAAGCCCCCGGGCACTCCACCACCCCTAAGGGGACCTGAACACCACCATCAGCCCTTCCAAGTGACCAAGATGACCATACTTGACACCaaatggggcagggagaggtgcccccccacccatggcagctccacacccagccccagccccagccccagccccaatcCCTGCCAACTCAGGCAGCCAGTCTGGGAAACGTCCCTGAGTGGCTGGCCCTAGCCTAGGGGACGGGCACCTGAAGCCATCTGCCACCCACACTGTACTGGGAGATGTTAGGGGCCATTTCAAAGGTGCCAGCCTCTTGGGTCTCCCGAGAGGGAGACACTCATTTACTTCCCCTGGGGCACGTTGCTCCATGTTCTGGGAAGCCCGCTTGTGTCTCTGTAGGGCCCTTAGTGACCCACGTCTCAagtgacccccccaccccactagtGACCATTCTTGTGCAGAGCCTTGAGGTGTGCAGGAACCCGCCGTGGGTGTCCTGGTCTACCGGGGCAGCCACCTCTCAGCCCGCGTGCGCGCCATGAGCTTCAGGGGGAACCAAGGCTCTGTTCCCGCTCTTCCAGTGTTGTGAGCTCAACCTCTGCTTTCTCCGTGTACATTTAGGCCAACCGCTGCTTGTTTTTGTGGagatgtgtgtgttttctagtCTGAGCAGCtgccctccccgcgcccccccgcCCAGAAATCCCGAGCCCAGTTCCGGGACACGGCGGGAAGGATGCCCGAGGGCACGGCTGGTGTTCACCCCGTGACCTCAGGAAGGAAGAACCGGACCCGGGATGGAGGTGGCCAGCGGGAGTCTCCACGGGAACCGTGCTCTGATGTGCCACCCTGTTGTTCCTTGCGACTCCGCTTCCTTGGCTCGGCCGAGGGTCCCATGCTGCATCGTCCAGCGTCCTGGGACTGTCCCGTGCAGGCCATAGGGCAGGACCAGGCCCCGGCATGTCGGCCCGAGGGGAGGGTGCCCCGGAGCGAGGGGACATGACCAGCGTCCAGCGTCTTGGCCAGAGGTTGATCGTGGGGCCCTCAGgaagggaggctgaggcaggagggCCGCGGTGTTGGGGGAAGCAGAGGCACCTCGTTTGGGACCCCAAGAGGAGGGGGGCCGTGACCTATGGGCTCTCGTGGCCGTTAGGCGTTCCTGTCTCTGTTGTCATTCCCTCCGTTCGATGGTTTCAGTAAGtgtttctcttcaataaatttcATTGCATGTGTCAGCTGAGTCTCGCCTCTGCTGTGGGCAATCGTCGGGAGGGTCTGCTGGGGTTGGAGGAGGGAGCCAGAGAAAAGATTTTTGGCCAGTACCCTCGGGAGACTTCTCCAGTGAGAGGTTACGTGAGGCACTTTGACCGGAAGACTAGGATATGATCAGGACcttgcctttattttataaactatttaCAAAGTTTAGGGTTCCATTGGGTCATCCTGGAATGGTCCTGTTCACTTTCCCTTTTGAAATTGAGTGGGGCTCATTGTAACTTTCCCCTTTAGTAGGGGGAAGTGGTCACAGGCATCCAGTTCCTGAGACTGAAGATTGCTTCAGGTGTGTGATACATGGGGGCTACTACCTAAGTAGTTTGTCCCCTCcctcagaggggaggtgggcggggggtgTGATGGCCAAGggagtattttaagtttttgttttactgcaattagttaacatacagtgtaatattggtttgtCATAGTAAtactaatccccatcacctatttcacccatcccccccacctctcgTCCAGTGACCATCAGTGATTTCTCtataagagtctgtttcttgatttgtctctctctgtcttatttctttccctttgcttgcttattttgtttcttaaatttcacatacatatgaaatcatatgctatttgtctttctctgatttatatcACTTatcattatactctctagctccatccatgtcactgcaaatggcaagatctcattctttcaaaggctgaataatattcttgtgtgtgtgtgtgtgtgtgtgtatcatatctTCTTAGACTGATatggttttaaaacaaaaagcctaaatgtgttttaatttcagGTAACCTAACTGTGACAACCTCATTATGGAATAATATTGACAAAACATACTGAGCAACTGAAAAACTCTACACTCTTACAGGGTTTGGGGGAGGTTGGGCACAGACATTTCCATATCAGCTTCTGTAAACTACTTAGGTATTTGGGTTTGATGCATGCCTCATGGTCTAGAAGTGTGTGGCATCTCATGTAGGGCAGGAATGTCTCAAACATGGAACGACTGGGTTAGACTCCCAATAATTTCCTCCCACTACACAGGGCATGAGGTCTGTGGAACCCAGCCTGCCCTACCTTCCAACCCTTGGCCATCAcaccccccgcccacctcccctctgaggGAGGGGACAAACTACTTAGGTAGTAGCCCCCATGTATCACACACCTGAAGCAATCTTCAGTCTCAGGAACTGGATGCCTGTGACCACTTCCCCCTACTAAAGGGGAAAGTTACAATGAGCCCCACTCAATTTCAAAAGGGAAAGTGAACAGGACCATTCCAGGATGACCCAATGGAACCCTAAACTTTGtaaatagtttataaaataaaggcaagGTCCTGATCATATCCTAGTCTTCCGGTCAAAGTGCCTCACGTAACCTCTCACTGGAGAAGTCTCCCGAGGGTACTGGCCAAAAATCTTTTCTCTGGCTCCCTCCTCCAACCCCAGCAGACCCTCCCGACGATTGCCCACAGCAGAGGCGAGACTCAGCTGACACATGCAATgaaatttattgaagagaaacaCTTACTGAAACCATCGAACGGAGGGAATGACAACAGAGACAGGAACGCCTAACGGCCACGAGAGCCCATAGGTCACGGCCCCCCTCCTCTTGGGGTCCCAAACGAGGTGCCTCTGCTTCCCCCAACACCGCGGccctcctgcctcagcctcccttcCTGAGGGCCCCACGATCAACCTCTGGCCAAGACGCTGGACGCTGGTCATGTCCCCTCGCTCCGGGGCACCCTCCCCTCGGGCCGACATGCCGGGGCCTGGTCCTGCCCTATGGCCTGCACGGGACAGTCCCAGGACGCTGGACGATGCAGCATGGGACCCTCGGCCGAGCCAAGGAAGCGGAGTCGCAAGGAACAACAGGGTGGCACATCAGAGCACGGTTCCCGTGGAGACTCCCGCTGGCCACCTCCATCCCTGGTCCGGTTCTTCCTTCCTGAGGTCACGGGGTGAACACCAGCCGTGCCCTCGGGCATCCTTCCCGCCGTGTCCCGGAACTGGGCTCGGGATTTCTGGgcgggggggcgcggggagggcaGCTGCTCAGactagaaaacacacacatctCCACAAAAACAAGCAGCGGTTGGCCTAAATGTACACGGAGAAAGCAGAGGTTGAGCTCACAACACTGGAAGAGCGGGAACAGAGCCTTGGTTCCCCCTGAAGCTCATGGCGCGCACGCGGGCTGAGAGGTGGCTGCCCCGGTAGACCAGGACACCCACGGCGGGTTCCTGCACACCTCAAGGCTCTGCACAAGAATGGTCactagtggggtgggggggtcactTGAGACGTGGGTCACTAAGGGCCCTACAGAGACACAAGCGGGCTTCCCAGAACATGGAGCAACGTGCCCCAGGGGAAGTAAATGAGTGTCTCCCTCTCGGGAGACCCAAGAGGCTGGCACCTTTGAAATGGCCCCTAACATCTCCCAGTACAGTGTGGGTGGCAGATGGCTTCAGGTGCCCGTCCCCTAGGCTAGGGCCAGCCACTCAGGGACGTTTCCCAGACTGGCTGCCTGAGTTGGCAGGgattggggctggggctggggctggggctgggtgtggagctgccatgggtgggggggcacctctccctgccccatttGGTGTCAAGTATGGTCATCTTGGTCACTTGGAAGGGCTGATGGTGGTGTTCAGGTCCCCTTAGGGGTGGTGGAGTGCCCGGGGGCTTGGCTTGGGTCGGGCGGGCCCCTCCCTCGGCCCTGCTCCCCATGTGGGGCGAGGCTGCTGCCCTGGCAtggcctctctctgcctgcagaaCTCTGCTGCCTGAGAGGAGACGGGGCCCCTGGGCCCTCTGAGCCTATTTGCCGGAGGAGGACTTGGGGGGGCTCGTCTCCCCAGCGCCATCCTCGTTTCCCGACCCCTCTGGGATGGGCTTGAGCCCCTTCTCGGGgggctccccagcctcctggTCTCCTGCCTGGGCGAGACCCTCTGGCTCACAGCCAGGACCTCCTGGGCCCGCCCTGGAAGCAGTGCCCATCTGGGCAGGAGTGGGGCCCCCAGGGGCCTCGGAGGGTCTTGCCTGACCTAGGCCCGCAGGGACAGTGTCACGGTCGTCACTGtcctcctcctcccgctcctGCTCCTCCACCTTATCATCCTCTGCCTTAGCATTGGCTCTGGCATCAGCCTGGGCATTGGCCCGGGCaccagccccttcctctgcctgggcTCTCTCGCTCCTGGCCAGACTGGCCTCCCATGCCTCAGACTCCCGAACAAGCCCCAGCATCTCTAGGAAACTTGGAGTCCTCCCAACCATTCTCAGCTTCCTCAGCGCTTCATCCAGAGGCTCGGTAAGGTTGGCCCTGGTGAGCACCTGCCTCAGGCGCACGTGGTCCGCTGAGGCTCTGGCCAGGGCCCCCTTCTCAATGGCTTTCTGCAGCAGGACTTCCAGCCGCAACACGAAAGCAGAAAGCCGCTCGCCTGACTGCTGCTGAGCGGTCAAACACTTCACCCGGATGGTCGCCTGGGACTGGTTGTCTCCAAACACCTGGATCAGGGCCGCCAGGCAGTCCTGCGCCGTCCTGGCGGGGTTCTCCGCCAGGAGCCCATGCACGAGCTGCAGGGCCGTCCCTCGAAGGCCTTCCATCAGCcgcctcctcttctccctttccgAGACCCCCTGCCACACGTGCAGCATATCGGCGCTGTGGTCCAGCCAGGCCTCAAAGGACTCCTCCCCCGGGGCGGGCTGATCCCTCCCGGAAAACACGCCCAGGCGCTGATACCGCCTGGTCTCCACCCAGGGCTGGACTGCCTCACTGACCAGTCGGAGCCAGCACACCCTGTGCagtcccagccccagggccccagccacACTCTCCACCGTCTGCCCCTGTTGCTCCAGGAAGTGGAACACGCGACTGAGAAACTCCTCGCCTGAGCAACGAGGCACAAAGACCACGTTCCAGGGACCCCCGGTGCCCGGGATTTCCCTGGGGACCAAAGCATAGTTGACTTCCCGGTCAAGCTCGACCAGGGCCGCAGTGGCATCATCCTCCTCTCGAAACACTTTGCCCAGCACGGTAAAGTGGCCCATGGGCCACAGGGCGGCCTCCAGGGACCCTTGGAGTTCGGCTTCATCACAGTCCTCCGGGATGCCCAGAATGAGCAGACCCCTTCGAGCGCTGACGCCCATCCACCTGCACCAGTCCTGCAGCATCGTCACCGCCATCGCGCGCAATTTCCGCTGGCGCGGGGCTAATACTAGGGGCAGGAAACGGATTCCGACGCAGACCAGGGTGCTACTGGGCCGGGGGGAaaagaattgggggggggggtggggtggggctagGACTCGGAGAGAACGGCCCAGGTCTCCACAGCCTGTGAATACGAACGGGGCGAGAGCGAGGTTAATGCCGacgcccccctcccacccccaggtgaCCCTACTCCCCCGGGGCGGCGCCTCGGCAGCCCAGGCTCGACCCCTGCCCCGCCTTCCACCGGCCCGCAGGGGCCACAGCGCCCTCCGCACCCCGTCCCCCCGCGCACGCGGGCTGCCGCAGTCCTActggggcgggcggcggggcctCCCGGGGGCCGAGAGCCGACCTCCCCGGACCTGGTACCTTCCTCTGGGTCGGGGTCCTTCCTGGTGGAGGTCCCAGCAGGAGGCACGCAGGGGCTGCGCGGAGCAGCGGCCGGCTCGTGCGCCCCTCCTTCCCCGGCTCTCTCGCGCTcgctctccttcttcctctcccggtCCCTCTCTCCGCGCGGCACGTGGGCCAGCGCGCCGGCGCCTGCTCGCCTCCACTCTCTGCAGTGCGGACTCCGGGCGGCGGCGCAGTGGCGGCGGAGCGCGGACCCTCCGCGTCGCCCCGGAGATCGCCGGGCCATTGGCGCGCGCGGGTCACGCGGCCGGGCTGCGGCCACCGCCGCGGGCACCCCGGGACCGCGCGTGACGTCACCtgctccttcccccgcccccgaGGGGGTGCTGGCACAGGTGGGCACCCTGGGGATCCGCGAGTCGGTGCCCCCATCCTCGACCCATCGCTGTCCACCGCCCGCCGCTCCCGGCACGTGCCCTCAGGGCGTCAGCGTGGCGAGGGTTCCACATCCCCGGGTGCCCACCGGAGAGTGGCTGGACAGGCCTGAGATGCGCCCCCCAGCGCTGCGCTCTGGCATGGGTGGGGAACgggaccggggcggggggtggggtggggggacgtTCTGGGGACTTCTTCgcctgcttccccaccccccccaccccacccagaacTGGTCCTGTCCCCGCTCAGCGAGAAGCACCTCGTCCAGGTGCGATTACGTGGAATAGACGCCACATGCGCACACGAGCACTCACACACTCCACCCCAACGCGGGGCCGGCAGTCCCCACGCTCTCGCTGCGGGCCGCGGCCACTGTGGGTGCACGACCGGCCAAGGCGCGTCGCTACCCCAGTGCCAGTGGCCAGCCCCAAGGAGCGTGCCACGGACTCTGTCCTGTTTGGCTCACTTCAAGTACTTAGAAGTCAACCCCTTGGGCCTGTATCTTGCCATGTGTCCTTGGGCAATTCCTtgccccttctctgggcctcagtggaACGACAGAATTGGGGTCTCTACctgagggtgtgtgtgtacaGGAGAGCCGGTGGGCTGGGAGTGGAGCACTGGATGTGTCCCCTGCCCCCTGTACCCTCGCCAGCCTAATGGGCTCTGAGACATTTGCTCTCTTGGCCCCTGAGGGCCGCATGGGTGTCATGCCTCCCCAGAGACCTCCGTCTGTCTGGCCCCGAGTCAGCCTTCTTCCACAGATCCTTCCCCTTTCCTTGGCTACCTAGGCGCTGGTCACTGTACCAGGGCAGCGCTGCCACCACTCAAAATGGAGCTCCAGTCCCGCTGGGTCTCGGCACCCTGCACCTGTCCTGTCATGGGAGTCTGGGGCCATGTGCACAGCCTCTCTGCTGGTCAGAGGGCAGACAGGTTCCCTCAGGGTCACACCCTCCGGTGTTGTTGcctgtccgccccccccccccttctctttccttgcctGGCGTCTGGCCAGACATCctcttctgtgacttgctttgcaCGCTCAAGCTATACTGGTCAAGGTTTCCTCCGAGCATCCAGCTCACTCATGCTCCTTGTTGAATCAGAGCCCTGGTTTATTTGTCTATGATCCTGTGGATGGGCACACACACTGTTCCCAGTCTTCGGCTACCACAGACGCTGCTGCCGCCGGCACCCTGCGCATGCCTGTCTGAGCCGCCGTTGGCACGTACACCAAGAAGTGGCTTTGCTGGGACTTGGGCACTTGGGTGCCCATTGCCGCCATGGCCAGGTGTTGCTATTCTGTTACCTCCCACGAGTGGCTGAACCTGTGTTcactcccaccagcagcataGGTGTGGTCCCGTGTGCCCCACAGCCTGAGCAGCCTTTGGTTTTGTCCAGCCTTGACCACTTGCCCACCCCCATGGGGAGAAGTGCTACCTCATTGTTGTGTGCCTTTGTGTTTCCCTGGTCGGCAGTGAGGTTGGGCATCCTTGCACAAGTGTGTCAGCCATTCCCAGTTCCTCTTCTGTGAatctcctttgctcatttcctCCCCACTGCTGAGAAGACTCATTGGCCTGTTTCTAGGAGAGAGTTCCTAGCATCAAGGCTGAAGGCACTCTCATTTTTTCTACACATTCCCATGAAGAAACACAGGTGTTCTGTCACAAACCAGCTTTCCCAGTCGGCCTCGTGTGTggaccctccccttctccccgcGGAGGGCCAAGACCGCCTCTCCTAATACAGGTGAACTGCTGCTCTTAACACCCACCGCGAGAATTTCTGTCCACCGAACCTTGGCGTTAGCCCTCCCATGGCGTGCACCCCACGTTGTCCTCTTTCTTGGTTTCCGCCATGATTTATCTGGGATCCTTCCTCAGAGAGGGTGCTCCCGTGGGAACATATGTGGGTCCCATGTCACCAACTGGCCAGCTGGCCTGTGGGCCGACTGTCAATTCGTTCCCCCTGTTTTCAGCCTCGCCTCTTGCTACTCCCCCTCCTTCCATACCTGCTGACTCCAAGCCCAGGGCTCTCTGGCTCTACCTTGGGGTACCCATTTCCCCCTCTGCCAGGGCTGGGCTGTGACGCCTCCACTACCTTTCCTTTGTCACCTCTCAGCCCTCATTTTGCTCCACTTCTCAGCACAGTTGACCCTCCTTCCTTCTCAAAACCTTTTCCTTTCTTGGCTTCTGTGAGCCCCCACCTTTGGGCTagtctcctccctctctgcctgcccgTTCTTGGaactccctcctccttctcctccctggtgGCAGGCTCCCAGCCCCGGCCCCAGGACCCTTGGTGCCTCCAACACCACTCTCACCTGAGGTCCTCTCACCCGAGGGACCACCTGCCTGCTGATGGCTCCAAATGTTTTGTCTCTGGGCGGGACCCCTTCCCTGAGCTCCACACATGCTCATCAAACTGCCCACTTGGATGCCCCAAGGGAATTTCAGAACGAAGGTGGCCAAACAGGAGCGCTTCATCCCCCTCGACACACTAGCTTCTTCCCTGGGCTTCCCCCAAGGGCTCTGCCTCCCGCCCGGTTGCTCCAGCAAAGATGCCAggatttttctcccctctccctctccttcgtTCTTCACTCCCAATCTAACCCACTGTGGGATTTTATCAACTCTAGTTGATGACTGCTGACCCTCTCCGCGCCTCCACGGTTCCCGGCCCCCGTCTCCCACTCTCCCAGCCTCCAGTCTGGCCTCTCCGGCTACCTTACTCCCACCCACAGGGCAGCCAGAGCAAACTCTTTGCAACACCACCAGACCCCGCTCCCTCCCCAGCGACAAGTCCTCCCTGTGGCTCCCCATCTCCTTAGACTAAGGAAACTCCAAAGTCCCCTCCCTGGCCAACaatccctctccacccccccccgtCCCCCAAGGAGCTGGCCTCTTCTTTCCATACCACCCGCCCCTAGCACCTCTCACCAGACTCTGGCTTCATTGGCCTTCTCAGCTGGCCCCGGAGCACCACACCCAGCTCTTTCTCACCTGTGGCCTtttgcctgccttcctcctccacgTGGGGACAACCCACCCCAAGAACTTCCCGTGGTGgtggccccctcctcctcctcttcctcactccGATCTCGGCAGAAATGTCCTCTCCTCCCAGAGGCCTCCTCTGCCCGGCCACCCACATCAAGAAGTGGATCCTGGAATACTCCCCATCCATATTCACATTAGCAGCATTGATTTGTGTGTCATCCCTGTGACAGCTAGATAGCAGAGATTCTGGTCTCTGCCTTGGGGCATGAGGGCCTCCTTCCCCAGATGGCCTTGTCCATGTTTCTCACCCCAGGGTCCCCAGCGCCTAGAACAGAGTCTGACCCACAGGAGGCTCTCAGTACCTTCTTCCAAGCAAGCACCTGAATCTGTCAGCCTGCTCCCATCTGCCAGGGGCCTGGGACCTTTACCCCAAGGGCTGTGGAGAGCCCCGATGGGTTTGAAGTGAGGGGATGACAATGATCAGACCCGCTGTGTGGTGAGCTGGGCAGCAGGGAGATAATCCTGGAGCAGAGGGTGCCCTCTGCAGTAGGCCAGGAGGCCAGACCAGATGGTGATGGCCTGGGCCTCCTAGGGCAGAGCGtttaagagaaagaggagggtACAGGCtccagggagggagaaggcagggagagggctCGAGCAGGGTCCCAGATTTCTCACCTGGGTGTGGGCCCAGAGGACGGGAGGGTCCTTCTCTGACATGGGGATCACGCCGGCAGTTGCCTTTCCTCTCACCTTTTGTGAGAGGAAGTGTTGGTGAGTGGGGTGACAGGGGCAGGGATGATGAGTTCCTGTGGCCGTGCTCGCATTTGAGAGTCCTGTGTGACACCAGGTAGATACACACTgtgccctcttcctcccacccccacccccacccaggccctgtgggcggctgggctccctgctggacgTGAATGAATTGTAATTGTGCCTCCTGCTTGGCCCAGCCCCCAGGGTCTTCCATCTTTTGGCTTGGTCCCCCTGATTGCCAGTACCGGGCCCTGCACAGAGCTGGTGCCCAGCAGATGTTAACCACGTGGAGAAATAAGCACAGAAACACTTCACCGTGGGGTGGCACAGAGACGCTTCAATCAAGACTCACAGAGGGCCTGGGCTGCTAGGTGACTGGATGCTCCCATAACACACCTCCTCTAGTAGTAGCCGTTACGAATAAAGTCCAAGGGAGGGCCGGCCTAGCTGAGCACACAGAACAC includes:
- the LOC118356528 gene encoding paraneoplastic antigen-like protein 6B, with the protein product MAVTMLQDWCRWMGVSARRGLLILGIPEDCDEAELQGSLEAALWPMGHFTVLGKVFREEDDATAALVELDREVNYALVPREIPGTGGPWNVVFVPRCSGEEFLSRVFHFLEQQGQTVESVAGALGLGLHRVCWLRLVSEAVQPWVETRRYQRLGVFSGRDQPAPGEESFEAWLDHSADMLHVWQGVSEREKRRRLMEGLRGTALQLVHGLLAENPARTAQDCLAALIQVFGDNQSQATIRVKCLTAQQQSGERLSAFVLRLEVLLQKAIEKGALARASADHVRLRQVLTRANLTEPLDEALRKLRMVGRTPSFLEMLGLVRESEAWEASLARSERAQAEEGAGARANAQADARANAKAEDDKVEEQEREEEDSDDRDTVPAGLGQARPSEAPGGPTPAQMGTASRAGPGGPGCEPEGLAQAGDQEAGEPPEKGLKPIPEGSGNEDGAGETSPPKSSSGK
- the LOC118355931 gene encoding paraneoplastic antigen-like protein 6B, with the translated sequence MAVTMLQDWCRWMGVSARRGLLILGIPEDCDEAELQGSLEAALWPMGHFTVLGKVFREEDDATAALVELDREVNYALVPREIPGTGGPWNVVFVPRCSGEEFLSRVFHFLEQQGQTVESVAGALGLGLHRVCWLRLVSEAVQPWVETRRYQRLGVFSGRDQPAPGEESFEAWLDHSADMLHVWQGVSEREKRRRLMEGLRGTALQLVHGLLAENPARTAQDCLAALIQVFGDNQSQATIRVKCLTAQQQSGERLSAFVLRLEVLLQKAIEKGALARASADHVRLRQVLTRANLTEPLDEALRKLRMVGRTPSFLEMLGLVRESEAWEASLARSERAQAEEGAGARANAQADARANAKAEDDKVEEQEREEEDSDDRDTVPAGLGQARPSEAPGGPTPAQMGTASRAGPGGPGCEPEGLAQAGDQEAGEPPEKGLKPIPEGSGNEDGAGETSPPKSSSGK